In Sinorhizobium numidicum, the following proteins share a genomic window:
- a CDS encoding L-fuconate dehydratase, whose product MTRITDLKVFDLRFPTSRNLDGSDAMNPDPDYSAAYVILETDRPELAGHGLTFTIGRGNDVCCMAIEAMRHLVVGQGTDDIRRHPGHFWRHLTGDSQLRWIGPEKGAIHLATGAIVNAVWDLIAKQAGKPVWRLVADMSPEEIADIVDYRYMTDALTRAEAVDMLRRAEPGKADRIATLEKEGYPCYTTSAGWLGYDDAKLRRLAQEAVDQGFNHVKMKVGRDLPDDIRRLTIAREVIGPERHLMIDANQVWEVQEAIDWVKALAFAQPFFIEEPTSPDDVAGHRKIREAIAPIKVATGEMCQNRILFKQFIAEGAIDIVQIDACRLGGLNEVLAVLLLAAKYGLPVWPHAGGVGLCEYVQHLSMIDYVAVSGTKDGRVIEYVDHLHKHFVDPCIIRNAAYMPPQQPGFSIEMKAQSIAAHTYHG is encoded by the coding sequence ATGACCCGCATCACCGATCTCAAAGTCTTCGACTTGCGTTTCCCCACGTCCCGAAACCTCGACGGTTCCGATGCCATGAATCCGGACCCCGATTATTCGGCCGCCTACGTCATTCTCGAGACGGACCGGCCGGAATTGGCGGGACATGGTCTCACCTTCACGATCGGACGCGGCAACGATGTCTGCTGCATGGCGATCGAAGCCATGCGGCACCTGGTCGTCGGCCAGGGCACTGACGACATTCGGCGGCATCCTGGCCATTTCTGGAGACATCTGACCGGCGACAGCCAGTTGCGCTGGATCGGTCCGGAAAAGGGGGCGATTCACCTTGCGACCGGCGCAATCGTCAATGCCGTGTGGGATCTTATCGCTAAGCAGGCCGGCAAACCGGTTTGGCGGCTCGTGGCCGACATGTCGCCGGAAGAGATCGCCGATATTGTCGACTATCGCTACATGACCGACGCGCTGACGCGCGCGGAAGCGGTCGACATGCTCAGGCGTGCCGAACCGGGAAAGGCCGACCGTATTGCTACGCTCGAGAAGGAAGGTTATCCCTGCTACACGACGTCCGCTGGTTGGCTCGGATACGACGACGCGAAGCTGCGCCGGCTTGCGCAGGAGGCGGTCGACCAAGGCTTCAATCACGTCAAGATGAAGGTCGGTCGCGATCTGCCCGACGATATCCGCCGTCTGACGATCGCCCGCGAGGTGATCGGTCCTGAGCGCCATCTGATGATCGACGCCAATCAGGTATGGGAGGTGCAGGAGGCAATCGACTGGGTGAAGGCCCTCGCCTTCGCCCAGCCCTTCTTCATCGAGGAGCCGACGAGCCCTGACGACGTCGCCGGTCACCGCAAGATCCGCGAGGCGATCGCTCCGATCAAGGTCGCGACCGGCGAGATGTGCCAGAACCGCATCCTTTTCAAGCAGTTCATTGCCGAAGGCGCGATCGACATCGTGCAGATCGATGCCTGCCGCTTGGGCGGACTGAATGAAGTCCTGGCCGTCCTGCTGCTGGCCGCCAAATACGGGCTTCCGGTTTGGCCGCATGCCGGCGGCGTCGGCTTGTGCGAATATGTGCAGCATCTGTCGATGATCGATTACGTCGCTGTCTCCGGAACGAAGGACGGCCGCGTGATCGAGTATGTCGACCATCTACACAAACATTTCGTCGATCCCTGCATCATCAGAAATGCCGCCTACATGCCGCCGCAGCAACCGGGCTTTTCGATCGAAATGAAGGCGCAATCGATTGCGGCTCACACCTATCACGGATAG
- the repA gene encoding plasmid partitioning protein RepA, with amino-acid sequence MDMTGSTAEVASATGAALSGEYRRPADEAIAADARALSEQLKAMRERLFPPTAMKTLRSFTSGEAAKLIGVSDGYLRQLSLAGEGPQPDTGAGGRRSYSLADINALRRHLAEQAQAKGNAVKARGYLKWRATVRGEHLQVISVTNFKGGSGKTTSSVHLAQYLAMTGHRVLAVDLDPQASLSALFGYQPELDLTGNDTLYGAIRYDAEARPLRDIIRKTYFDGLDLIPGNLELQEFEHTTPQALSARQNGADAGPLFFARVQTALASVAGDYDVIVIDCPPQLGYLTLSALCASTSVIVTVHPQMLDVASMNQFLYMTSDLLSVVREAGGELNFDFLRYLVTRFEPNDGPQAQIVGFMRSLFGDRVLTSAMVKSTAISDAGLTKQTLYEVGRENFTRATYDRAIESLNAVNGEVEALIHAAWGR; translated from the coding sequence ATGGACATGACGGGTTCGACGGCGGAGGTCGCAAGCGCAACCGGAGCGGCTTTGAGCGGGGAATACCGACGGCCCGCGGACGAAGCGATCGCCGCGGACGCGCGTGCGCTGTCCGAGCAACTGAAGGCAATGCGCGAACGCCTGTTCCCCCCGACGGCGATGAAGACACTGAGAAGCTTCACCTCCGGCGAGGCCGCCAAGCTGATCGGCGTTTCGGACGGCTATCTGCGACAGCTCTCATTGGCGGGTGAGGGACCGCAGCCCGACACCGGTGCAGGCGGGCGGCGTTCCTATTCGCTTGCCGACATCAACGCACTTCGCCGTCACCTCGCCGAGCAGGCGCAGGCCAAGGGCAACGCCGTCAAGGCGCGCGGCTATCTGAAATGGCGCGCCACGGTGAGGGGCGAGCACCTGCAGGTCATTTCGGTCACCAATTTCAAGGGCGGCTCCGGAAAAACCACTTCATCGGTTCATCTCGCGCAGTATCTAGCGATGACCGGTCATCGGGTTCTCGCGGTCGATCTCGACCCGCAGGCCTCGCTCTCGGCGCTTTTCGGCTATCAGCCGGAACTCGACCTCACCGGCAACGATACGCTTTATGGCGCGATCCGCTATGACGCTGAGGCACGGCCGCTGAGGGACATCATTCGAAAGACCTATTTCGACGGGCTCGACCTGATACCGGGCAATCTCGAGCTGCAGGAATTCGAGCATACGACGCCACAGGCTTTGAGTGCGCGTCAGAACGGCGCGGATGCGGGGCCATTGTTCTTCGCCCGCGTTCAAACGGCCTTGGCAAGCGTCGCCGGCGATTATGACGTGATCGTCATCGATTGCCCGCCGCAACTCGGCTACCTCACGCTCTCGGCGCTCTGTGCCTCCACGTCCGTCATCGTGACGGTGCATCCGCAGATGCTCGACGTCGCCTCGATGAATCAGTTCCTCTACATGACGTCGGACCTTCTAAGTGTGGTGCGCGAGGCGGGCGGCGAACTCAATTTCGATTTCCTGCGCTATCTCGTCACCCGTTTCGAACCCAATGACGGCCCGCAGGCGCAGATCGTCGGTTTCATGCGCTCGCTATTCGGCGACCGCGTGCTGACCTCGGCCATGGTGAAATCAACGGCGATCTCCGATGCCGGCTTGACGAAGCAAACGCTCTACGAAGTCGGCCGGGAGAATTTCACCCGCGCCACCTATGATCGGGCGATCGAATCGCTGAATGCCGTCAACGGCGAGGTCGAGGCTCTTATTCACGCGGCATGGGGGCGCTAA
- the repB gene encoding plasmid partitioning protein RepB, which yields MAHNNRKSELRALFSGSPAATPPQAAPEQKPSVPGELTSVNGRPAAPLDAPRAASGAVKAMGLSLGNITREAEEARALREVLTQSERVVSLDTSLVEASFVEDRLTDGEVDDPDFLALVESIRENGQQSPILVRPHPEKQGHYQTAYGHRRLKAVRRLELQVKAVVRTLSDDELVLAQGKENAERRNLSFIERALFAATLAARGFDRKVIGDALAVQKSELSRLLQVADSVPHHLARAIGPAPKAGRERWMAIGVLLERDEAREQAEQEIGLSRFREADTDQRFQFVFNRLSGGNKQDQREPRDLQDAAGQVFARLRLDGRKPRIEFVAGTDPTFLEQAVEMLARYHAEYAARRKS from the coding sequence ATGGCCCACAACAATCGCAAGAGTGAATTGCGGGCGCTGTTTTCGGGCAGTCCCGCCGCTACACCCCCCCAGGCTGCTCCTGAACAGAAGCCGTCGGTTCCGGGCGAGTTGACATCTGTCAACGGCAGGCCCGCAGCCCCGCTGGATGCGCCCCGCGCGGCATCGGGGGCGGTCAAGGCGATGGGGCTTTCGCTCGGCAACATCACCCGCGAGGCGGAAGAGGCTCGCGCACTGCGAGAAGTGCTCACGCAGAGCGAGCGCGTTGTTTCGCTTGATACTTCACTGGTCGAGGCCTCCTTTGTCGAAGATCGCCTGACCGATGGGGAAGTGGACGATCCGGATTTTCTGGCGCTCGTCGAGAGCATTCGCGAGAACGGTCAGCAGTCGCCGATCCTCGTTCGCCCGCATCCGGAAAAGCAAGGCCACTATCAGACCGCCTATGGGCACCGCCGTCTGAAGGCCGTGCGACGGCTCGAGCTACAGGTGAAGGCAGTCGTCCGGACGCTTTCCGATGACGAACTGGTGCTTGCTCAGGGCAAGGAAAACGCGGAGCGACGCAATCTCTCCTTCATTGAGCGCGCGCTTTTTGCCGCGACCCTTGCCGCGCGCGGGTTCGACCGCAAGGTAATCGGCGATGCACTCGCGGTGCAGAAGAGCGAACTGTCCCGCCTGCTGCAGGTGGCCGATAGCGTGCCGCACCATCTCGCGCGCGCCATCGGTCCGGCGCCGAAAGCCGGTCGCGAGCGCTGGATGGCGATCGGCGTCCTGCTTGAACGCGACGAGGCCCGCGAGCAGGCGGAACAGGAAATCGGCTTGTCACGGTTCCGCGAGGCGGACACCGACCAGCGCTTCCAGTTTGTCTTCAACCGGCTGTCCGGCGGCAACAAACAGGACCAGAGGGAGCCGCGGGATCTGCAGGATGCGGCGGGCCAGGTCTTCGCGCGGCTGAGGCTCGATGGCAGGAAACCGCGCATCGAGTTCGTCGCCGGCACCGACCCGACTTTCCTTGAGCAGGCGGTCGAGATGCTGGCACGCTATCATGCGGAATACGCTGCCAGGCGGAAGTCCTGA
- a CDS encoding DNA translocase FtsK has translation MRIPRTNFSTAALHDANQADDFDDPHPGASGSAYSQPADSPAHDHLFEAPVAPRRAAADAVVESYAGRAARLYGPGSAYAPAQVTASSNQPLPTLAEIVGHFGDETWESHFFLSPNVRFTRTPEREFMKRRAPIDESESLVEENKAEETATTANEHAAPHSVAETSLPDAAPTVEPEAASYSPSELLRVLTRQLPHWTSVQSRARDESNIEPTEASIEVPGNEVPSGVDLREIAPPALAPTEEPNSPAVAMLADVGPAAAGVPGRHLPYLSDHAFFEFMPLEIGNSPSAGATISAPKAPETTSQIVAVPRPAAPRPVEIRKLPPTAITSLFRVVECRRPELSSLSPAPASPSTSSPVIAPEVSLNETAVTRETTASTSAEPVAPINEAVPQPAVTKAAITMPAVVQRSSSTLPPIGGIDRLHTTDAYEFPSEELLQEAPEGQGFFMAQEQLEQNAGLLESVLEDFGVKGEIIHVRPGPVVTLYEFEPAPGVKSSRVIGLADDIARSMSALSARVAVVPGRNVIGIELPNATRETVYFRELIESNDFRKTGCKLALCLGKTIGGEPVIAELAKMPHLLVAGTTGSGKSVAINTMILSLLYRLKPEECRLIMVDPKMLELSVYDGIPHLLTPVVTDPKKAVMALKWAVREMEDRYRKMSRLGVRNIDGYNQRAAAAREKGEPILATVQTGFEKGTGEPLFEQQEMDLAPMPYIVVIVDEMADLMMVAGKEIEGAIQRLAQMARAAGIHLIMATQRPSVDVITGTIKANFPTRISFQVTSKIDSRTILGEQGAEQLLGQGDMLHMAGGGRIARVHGPFVSDQEVEHVVAHLKAQGRPEYLETVTADEEEEEAEEDQGAIFDKSAIASEDGNELYDQAVKVVLRDKKCSTSYIQRRLGIGYNRAASLVERMEKEGLVGPANHVGKREIIYGNRDSAGTPDNDDMD, from the coding sequence ATGCGTATTCCCCGGACAAATTTCTCGACGGCAGCTTTGCATGATGCAAACCAGGCGGATGATTTCGACGATCCGCATCCGGGAGCATCGGGAAGCGCCTACTCCCAGCCGGCCGATTCTCCCGCGCATGATCACCTGTTCGAGGCGCCGGTAGCGCCACGGCGAGCGGCGGCCGACGCGGTTGTCGAGAGCTATGCCGGGCGTGCCGCGCGCCTCTACGGCCCAGGTTCCGCCTATGCTCCGGCGCAGGTCACGGCGTCGTCGAACCAGCCGCTGCCGACCCTCGCCGAAATCGTCGGCCATTTTGGCGACGAGACTTGGGAAAGCCATTTCTTCCTCTCGCCCAACGTTCGGTTCACCCGCACGCCGGAGCGCGAATTCATGAAGCGGCGCGCGCCGATTGATGAGAGCGAATCGTTGGTTGAGGAAAACAAGGCCGAGGAGACCGCGACCACGGCGAACGAGCACGCCGCGCCGCATTCGGTGGCGGAAACGTCGCTGCCAGACGCCGCGCCCACGGTCGAGCCCGAGGCGGCTTCCTACAGCCCCTCCGAGTTGCTGCGCGTGCTGACGCGGCAGCTTCCCCATTGGACATCCGTTCAGTCGCGGGCGCGCGACGAAAGCAACATCGAGCCGACCGAAGCCTCAATCGAGGTTCCGGGGAACGAAGTGCCGTCTGGCGTAGATCTGCGTGAGATCGCGCCTCCCGCACTCGCACCTACCGAAGAGCCGAACTCGCCGGCCGTGGCGATGCTTGCCGACGTCGGCCCTGCAGCAGCCGGTGTCCCCGGCAGGCACCTGCCATACTTATCGGACCACGCGTTCTTCGAGTTCATGCCGCTGGAAATCGGCAATAGTCCGTCTGCAGGCGCGACGATTTCAGCTCCGAAGGCGCCAGAGACGACGTCGCAGATCGTGGCGGTGCCGAGGCCGGCCGCCCCCCGGCCGGTGGAAATCCGCAAACTGCCGCCGACGGCGATCACGTCGTTGTTCCGCGTCGTTGAATGCCGGCGCCCTGAGCTGAGCTCGCTCTCGCCTGCCCCCGCGTCTCCAAGCACGTCTAGCCCGGTAATCGCGCCGGAAGTCAGCCTGAACGAAACCGCTGTGACGCGGGAAACGACCGCCTCGACGAGTGCAGAACCGGTTGCGCCGATCAACGAGGCCGTTCCGCAGCCTGCCGTTACGAAGGCGGCGATCACCATGCCTGCGGTGGTGCAACGCTCTTCCTCGACGCTCCCGCCGATTGGCGGAATCGACCGGCTCCACACCACTGACGCCTACGAGTTTCCCTCCGAGGAGCTGCTGCAGGAAGCGCCGGAAGGCCAGGGCTTTTTCATGGCGCAGGAGCAGCTCGAGCAGAATGCCGGCCTCCTCGAAAGCGTGCTCGAGGATTTCGGCGTCAAGGGCGAGATCATCCATGTGCGGCCCGGTCCGGTCGTCACGCTCTACGAGTTCGAGCCGGCGCCCGGTGTCAAGTCCTCCCGCGTTATCGGCCTTGCCGACGATATCGCCCGCTCCATGTCGGCGCTCTCGGCGCGTGTCGCGGTCGTCCCCGGCCGCAACGTCATCGGCATCGAACTGCCGAACGCCACGCGAGAAACCGTCTATTTCCGCGAGCTGATCGAATCGAACGACTTCCGCAAGACCGGCTGCAAGCTGGCGCTTTGCCTCGGCAAGACGATCGGCGGCGAACCGGTGATCGCCGAGCTTGCCAAGATGCCGCATCTGCTCGTCGCCGGAACGACCGGATCGGGCAAATCGGTTGCGATCAACACGATGATCCTGTCGCTGCTCTACCGGCTGAAGCCGGAAGAGTGCCGGTTGATCATGGTCGATCCGAAGATGCTGGAGCTCTCCGTCTATGATGGCATTCCGCATCTGCTGACGCCCGTCGTCACAGATCCCAAGAAGGCCGTGATGGCGCTTAAATGGGCGGTGCGCGAGATGGAGGACCGCTATCGCAAGATGTCGCGGCTCGGCGTCCGTAACATCGACGGCTACAATCAGCGCGCGGCCGCCGCCCGCGAAAAGGGCGAGCCGATCCTTGCGACGGTGCAGACCGGCTTCGAGAAGGGTACCGGCGAGCCGCTTTTTGAGCAGCAGGAAATGGACCTGGCGCCGATGCCCTATATCGTCGTCATCGTCGACGAGATGGCCGACCTGATGATGGTCGCCGGCAAGGAGATCGAGGGGGCGATCCAGCGGTTGGCGCAGATGGCACGTGCCGCCGGTATCCATCTGATCATGGCAACCCAGCGCCCCTCGGTCGACGTCATCACCGGCACGATCAAGGCGAATTTTCCGACGCGCATCTCGTTCCAGGTAACGTCAAAGATCGACAGTCGCACGATTTTGGGGGAACAAGGCGCAGAACAACTCCTCGGCCAGGGCGATATGCTGCACATGGCCGGCGGCGGCCGCATCGCCCGCGTCCACGGTCCCTTCGTCTCCGACCAGGAAGTCGAGCATGTCGTCGCGCATCTGAAGGCGCAAGGTCGCCCTGAATATCTCGAGACCGTTACCGCGGACGAGGAGGAAGAGGAGGCCGAGGAAGATCAGGGCGCCATATTCGACAAAAGCGCGATCGCGTCCGAAGACGGCAACGAGCTTTACGACCAGGCGGTCAAGGTGGTGCTGCGCGACAAGAAGTGCTCCACCTCCTATATCCAGCGCCGGCTCGGTATTGGCTACAACCGTGCGGCCTCCCTCGTCGAACGCATGGAGAAGGAGGGCCTAGTCGGTCCGGCCAACCACGTTGGCAAGCGCGAGATCATC